GAAAAGGTTTCTGAAACGATTTCTGAGACAAGAATGATGCCTAAAGGCTCTGATGCTTTGTCTCCTGCTCCACATCATGATGTCTATTCAATCGAAGATTTAAGACAGCTCATATTTGCTTTAAAAGAAGCAACAGAATACAAAAAACCAGTTGCTGTAAAGATTGCGGCTGTTCACAATGTTGCAGCAATTGCAAGTGGTATAGCAAGGGCAGGTGCAGATATAATTGTAATTGATGGATTCAAAGGCGGAACAGGTGCATCACCACAGGTTATCAGAGATAATATCGGTTTACCACTTGAGATTGCTTTGGCTGTTGTTGATGAAAGGCTGCGTTCAGAAGGCATCAGACAGGATGTCTCTATTGTTGCAAGTGGCGGTATAAGAAACTCGATGGATGTGGTAAAGGCGATAGCTTTGGGTGCAGATGCCGTTTACATAGGAACGGCGGCTTTGATTGCCATAGGTTGCACAATGTGTCAGCAGTGTCATACCGGTAAATGTGCATGGGGAATCTCAACCCAAGACCCGCATCTCTCAAAAAGGGTTAATCCAGACATTGCAAGTAAAAGGCTTATAAATCTGCTTGAAGTGTGGGCACTTGAGATAAAAGAGACAATGGGTGCTATGGGTATAAATTCAATAGAGTCCCTAAGAGGCAACAGACTCAATCTTCGCGGCGTTGGTCTTAACGAGAAAGAATTAGAAATACTTGGCATCCTGCCAGCTGGAGAGTAAGGAGAAGGTATCGATGAAAGTGGTAAAGATAAAGGAAGATAATTGTGTTTACTGTCATTTGTGTGAAGTTGCCTGCATTGTTGAACACTCTCAATCAAAGGACATAATAAAGGCATTCAAAAGAGAAGAGCGTCCTATAGCTCGCTGCAGCGTTGAGTTTAACTATCCAGTCTCTTTGAGTGTAATGTGCAGACACTGTGATGATGCACCGTGTATGGAAGCCTGTCAAAATGGTTCTATGCACAGAGATGAGCGTGGCTATGTTGTTGTTAATCCGGATACATGCGTTGGTTGTTGGATGTGTATAATGGCGTGTCCTTACGGTGTTATAAAAAGGGATACACGCAGGGAAGTCTGGGGTCTGTCAACGAAGTGTGATTTGTGTCCAGATAGGGAGATTCCGGCCTGCGTTGAAGCATGTCCAAATGAAGCTTTAACTTTCGAAGAACTGTAAGGGGAAGGATATGAGAGTTGTAATAGTGGGAAACTCTGTAGCAGCTATAAACGCTATAGAAGCTATAAGAGAGAAGGATAAGATTTCAAAGATTACAGTTATATCAGATGAGAATTATAGGGCTTACTCCCATCCTTTGTTGCCCAATCTTGTTATAGGAGAAGTAAGCAGGTCTGAAGAGAGATTCTATTACAGAAAAAAGGATTTTTACGAGAAGAACAAAGTTGATACGCTGCTGGGTAAAAGGGTTGTAAAAATTTTGCCACAGCAGAAGCAGGTGGCTTTGGAGAGTGGTGAGAAGATAGAGTATGATAAGCTGCTTATAGCCTGTGGTGGAAGGCCTATAAAACCACCTATGGAAGGGCTTGAACTTGAAGGTGTCCATACGCTTACGAATATAAAAGCCGCAGACGAGTTGAGAAAAGATTTGAAGAATATAAAGCAGTGCGTTGTCATTGGTGGTGGACTTATAGGAAGCAAAACTGCTGAGAAGCTTGCTAAGAAGGGCATAAAGGTTACGCTTGTTGAGTTGATGAGACGGGTTTTGTATCCCGTTTTAGATGATACGGCCGCTGATTACATTCATAAAGAGCTTAAATCATTAGGTGTTGAGCTTGTGCTAAACGACTCTGTAAGTGCTATCTTAGGCGATAAAAGAGTTAAAGAAGTTGAGTTAAAAAGCGGTAAGAAGATAAAGACAGACGGTGTTGTTGTTGCTGTTGGTGTTGCACCTAATATGGATATGGCAAAGGATGCCCAATTAGAAGTTAATAAAGGTATCGTTGTAAACGATTTTATGCAGACATCCGATGAGAACATATTTGCAGCCGGTGATGTTGCAGAAGCATACGATATGGTTTTGGGGGTAAAAAGGCCTATACCTATTCTGCCTTTAGCGGCAAGGCAGGGTAGAGTTGCAGGCCTAAATATTCTCGGCAGCGATGTGAAGTATAAGGGTGGATTTGCTATGAACTCAATCACCATAGGAAAAGTCAGTTTTATCTCTATGGGTATCATTGATTCAGATGAGCTTGAAGTTTTGAAGATTAAAAAGGATGGAGAATATAGAAAGTTTTTGATAGATGACGATAACAGGCTAAAGGGTATGATTCTTGTTGGAAATATAGAGAAGGCGGGAATGTTTAACTGGATGATACAGAATAAGTTGGATGTGTCTTGGATGAAGGATACATTCCTAAATAGTGACTTTGGATGGAAGTATTTTAATAAAGCCTTTAGGGTTTTAAGGCTGGATAGAAAAATAAAATAGGGTGGTTGAGATGGAGCTTGTTAAGGATATATCGGGTTGTGGTATAGCTGGATTTATAAATACTGATGGTGAGCGTATCTCAGGGACTGATATAGTTGATGCTATTACGCTAATGAGAGATAGGGGAAACGGACTTGGTGCTGGTTATGCAGCATACGGAATTTATCCCGATTTTAAGGATTTTTACGCTTTACACATTATGTATGACGATGAGTATGCAAGAAAGAAAACAGAAGAGTATCTTGAGAGAAAGGTTCATATAGAGCAGCATGGCGGTCTTCCTACAAGGCCGATAAAGAAAAAAAGACCGATATTCTTTGTCTATTTTGTTCAACCACGAGAACAGAGCACCAAGGGAGAGAGTGAAGAGTTTAGGCTTGAAGAGACAGATGAGTTTATATTTAAGCTTGTTATGTTTATAAACGAGAATATAGACGGTGCATTTGTTATATCAAGCGGCAAGAATATGGGTGTTTTTAAGGGCGTTGGTTTTCCCGACGAGATAGCAAACTTCTTTAGGGTTGATGAGTATAAAGCGTTTTGTTGGACTGCTCATAACAGATTCCCAACAAACACGCCCGGATGGTGGGGTGGTGCTCATCCGTTTTCATTACTTGGATGGAGTGTTGTGCATAATGGCGAGATATCATCCTATGGTGCAAACAAACGCTATCTTGAGATGTTCGGCTATAAATGTACTCAAAAAACAGATACGGAAGTTGTCGCATACCTTTTGGATTTATTGATAAGAAAACATGGTTTGTCTTTGCATACTGTTGCCAAGATATTTGCTCCACCGTTGTGGAGCGAGATAGAGATAATGGATGAGAAGGATAAAGAGCTCTATACAGCTTTAAGAGCGGTTTATGGCGGTGCGATGCTTAATGGACCATTTTCAATAATAGTTGGATTTAGAGGCGGTATGTTTGGTCTAAACGATAGGATAAAGCTAAGGCCGCTTGTTGTGGCAAAGAAAGGCTCAAATGTTTATATGGCGAGTGAAGAGTCGGCAATAAGGTTCATAGCAGACGATTTGGACGAGATATACATGCCAAAGGCTGGCGAACCAGTGATAGCTATGCTGAGCGATGAAGCTTATCAGAAGGTTTATGGCACAAAGGAGAGAAGCTATGTATGAGATAGATGCAAAAGGTGTTTATTATAAAGATTTAAACGAGCAGATAAGGGAAGCGATAAGAAACCACAATAGAGACATTGTTTTGCATAATGTTTGTGGCCAGTATTACATAGGTTGTGGTTTAAACGATAAGGATGTGAAGATAACGATAAATGGTGTGCCTGGCAATGATTTGGGTGCCTTTATGAATGGGCCTACGATTATTGTTAATGATGATGCTCAAGACGGTGTTGGCAATACAATGAATGGCGGTAAGATAGTGATTTATGGCAATGCTGGTGATGTTGTGGCATACAGTATGCGTGGCGGTAAGGTGTTTATAGAGAAAGATGTTGGATATAGGGCCTGTATTCACATGAAGGCATACAAGGAGATGAACCCGACGGTTGTTATAGGTGGATGCTCTGGTGCCTTTATGGGCGAATATATGGCGGGTGGAACACTGATTCTTCTTGGTTTAACCAAAAAGGAAGATAAACCCATAACCGGTGTTTATCTTGCAACAGGTATGCACGGCGGTAAAATATTTATAAGAGGCAAAGTGCCTGAGCATCTTCTGTGGAAAGAAGCTGTAATGGTTGAACCAACTAAAGAGGAATTTAATAAAATTGAAGAAGAAGTTAAAGAATTTTGCAATCTTTTCAAAATTGATTATAATAGAGTTATGGAAGAAGAGTTTGTAAAGGTCGTCCCGAAATCGACAAGACCTTACGGACACCTTTACATTCCAGGCCCATAAAAGGGCAATGTTAGCCCTGGGGCATGCGTGATGGACTTTTTTCCTTAGAGCCAACACCTAACAATGGGGAGCCGGCTTCAGGTGTTAGGCGGGCAAGCCTTCGCAAGAAGGACATACCACCTGCACCTGCGACGCTCCCACCTATCGTTGTTAGGTTCTAGGAAGAAGATCGCACACGGTGCCCTGGGGCTATTTAAATAAATTTATTGGCAATACGCCTGAGGATAGGCTTTGAAAAATAAACAGAGAAATCAGCTCCTTAAAAGAAGAGGAGCTTTAAATAGATCGTTTGTAAACCATAAAAGTATAGTAATAAGCAGAAAGGTTTTTGAGTTATTAAAAAGAAAAAGGAGAGTTGCTTCTTACTCTCCTTACCGCAACGAGCCTAACCCGAATCTTTTATTTTCTGAAAATTTTTTATACTTTCCAAAAGTCTATAGCGTTGAAAAGGCGCGGATGAGATTTTTTAAGGGTGTTCTTGTTAAGTCTTTCAAGGGCATTAAAGAACCAAGATTCAACAGAAGGGCTGTTTATAGGAAGCAGCTTGAGAGCGTTATTGTTCCGGGTGTGGGTTTTGATGAGAGAGGCTACAGGCTTGGCTATGGTTTAGGGTTCTATGATAGGTTTCTTAAGGATTTTAAGGGTTTAAAGGTTGGAGTTGCTTTTGATTGCTGTGTTGTCAAAGAGATTGCGCACTCAGAAGGCGACATTCCGGTTGATGTGCTGATTACCGAGAGAAGAAAAATTTTTTGTAAGTTAAGGAGATGAGACGATGGGAACCGCAGAGATAATACTTGTGATAGTTTTGGCTTTGATAGTCGGTGTTATGCTGGGTATCTTTGGCTATTATCAGTTTGCTGTAAAGAAGAAGGAGTATGCGAAGAAGAAGGCAGAAGATATTATCCAGGATGCCGAAAAGGAGAAGGAAAACATTATCAAGGCTGCCCAAATTGAAGCAAAAGAGTATTTGATTAAGGCAAGAAACGAGATAGAAGCAGAAGAGAGAGAGATAAAAAAGGAACTTCAAAAATGGGAGAAAAGGCTTCAAGCTAAGGAAAGTAATCTTGAAAAGAGACAGGCTTATTTGGATGAAAAGATAGAGCTTGTTAACAAAAAACAAGAGGATATAAATGCTATAGAAAAACAGCTTGAAGAGAAAATGCAAGAAGTAGATGAGATACTTAAACAGCAGCAAGAGAAGTTGGAAGAGATTAGCGGGATGACAAAAGAAGAAGCTAAACAGAAATTAGTTGAAAGCATCGAAGATGAAGCAAAACGAGAAGCAGCAACGAAGATAAAAAAAATAGAAGAAGAATTAAGAAACGAAGCCAAGCGCCTCTCTCAAGATGTTTTGATTACTTCAATGGAGAAGATAGCAAGTAGTTATGTGGCTGAAAGAACAGTTGCAACTGTTACACTGCCAAACGACGAGATGAAGGGTAGAATTATAGGAAGAGAGGGGAGAAATATAAGATCTTTCGAAAAAGAGACAGGAACAGACTTAATTATCGACGATACGCCAGAAGTTGTTGTTATATCAAGCTTTAATCCATTGAGAAGGGAGATAGCAAAAATTGCCCTTGAAAGACTGGTGAGCGATGGAAGGATTCATCCAGCAAGGATTGAAGAAACGGTTGAGAAGGTAAGGCAGGAGCTATACCAAGAAGCGGCTGAAGAAGCCAAGAAGGTTGTGTTTGACCTTGATATAGGTGATTTACATCCTGAACTTATCAAGTATTTAGGTCTTTTAAAGTATAGAACGAGCTATACCCAGAATGTTCTTGCTCATTCTGTTGAAGTTGCCTATTTAAGTGGCCTTATGGCAGCAGAGTTGGGCTTGAATGTAAAATTGGCAAAAAGAGCGGGTTTATTGCATGATATTGGCAAAGCTGTAGACCAAGAGGTTGAAGGTTCTCATACAAAGGTTGGTGCAGACCTTGCAAAGAAATATGGGGAAAACGAATATGTTGTTAATGCTATTATGTCGCATCATGGAGAGATAGAGCCTAACTGTCCAGAAAGTGTGCTTGTTGCCATAGCTGATACGCTGTCTGCTGCAAGACCGGGAGCAAGAAGAGAGAGACTTGAAAGCTACATACAGAGACTTGAAGAGCTTGAGAATATCGCTAAGACGAAGGATGGTGTAAAGGAAGCATACGCAATTCAAGCAGGAAGGGAACTAAGGGTTATTGTTGAACCAACCATGCTTGATGACAATGAGAGCTTTATGCTCGCAAGAGATATAGCAAAGGATATAGCAGATAAGATAACATACACAGGCCAGGTTAAGGTTGTTGTTATAAGGGAGAACAGGGCAATTGAGTATGCAAATTAGGATTTTGTTTGTAGGTGATATAGTTGGCAAGCCGGGAAGAAACACCTTCAAGAGCTTAATAGATGAACTAAAAAGGGAGTATGAACCTGATGTTGTAATTGCTAATGTTGAGAATGCGGCAGACGGTTTTGGCATAACAAAAAAAATTTATGAC
This genomic stretch from Hippea alviniae EP5-r harbors:
- a CDS encoding 5-formyltetrahydrofolate cyclo-ligase, coding for MKNKQRNQLLKRRGALNRSFVNHKSIVISRKVFELLKRKRRVASYSPYRNEPNPNLLFSENFLYFPKVYSVEKARMRFFKGVLVKSFKGIKEPRFNRRAVYRKQLESVIVPGVGFDERGYRLGYGLGFYDRFLKDFKGLKVGVAFDCCVVKEIAHSEGDIPVDVLITERRKIFCKLRR
- a CDS encoding 4Fe-4S dicluster domain-containing protein, with product MKVVKIKEDNCVYCHLCEVACIVEHSQSKDIIKAFKREERPIARCSVEFNYPVSLSVMCRHCDDAPCMEACQNGSMHRDERGYVVVNPDTCVGCWMCIMACPYGVIKRDTRREVWGLSTKCDLCPDREIPACVEACPNEALTFEEL
- a CDS encoding NAD(P)/FAD-dependent oxidoreductase — encoded protein: MRVVIVGNSVAAINAIEAIREKDKISKITVISDENYRAYSHPLLPNLVIGEVSRSEERFYYRKKDFYEKNKVDTLLGKRVVKILPQQKQVALESGEKIEYDKLLIACGGRPIKPPMEGLELEGVHTLTNIKAADELRKDLKNIKQCVVIGGGLIGSKTAEKLAKKGIKVTLVELMRRVLYPVLDDTAADYIHKELKSLGVELVLNDSVSAILGDKRVKEVELKSGKKIKTDGVVVAVGVAPNMDMAKDAQLEVNKGIVVNDFMQTSDENIFAAGDVAEAYDMVLGVKRPIPILPLAARQGRVAGLNILGSDVKYKGGFAMNSITIGKVSFISMGIIDSDELEVLKIKKDGEYRKFLIDDDNRLKGMILVGNIEKAGMFNWMIQNKLDVSWMKDTFLNSDFGWKYFNKAFRVLRLDRKIK
- a CDS encoding class II glutamine amidotransferase gives rise to the protein MELVKDISGCGIAGFINTDGERISGTDIVDAITLMRDRGNGLGAGYAAYGIYPDFKDFYALHIMYDDEYARKKTEEYLERKVHIEQHGGLPTRPIKKKRPIFFVYFVQPREQSTKGESEEFRLEETDEFIFKLVMFINENIDGAFVISSGKNMGVFKGVGFPDEIANFFRVDEYKAFCWTAHNRFPTNTPGWWGGAHPFSLLGWSVVHNGEISSYGANKRYLEMFGYKCTQKTDTEVVAYLLDLLIRKHGLSLHTVAKIFAPPLWSEIEIMDEKDKELYTALRAVYGGAMLNGPFSIIVGFRGGMFGLNDRIKLRPLVVAKKGSNVYMASEESAIRFIADDLDEIYMPKAGEPVIAMLSDEAYQKVYGTKERSYV
- the rny gene encoding ribonuclease Y, with translation MGTAEIILVIVLALIVGVMLGIFGYYQFAVKKKEYAKKKAEDIIQDAEKEKENIIKAAQIEAKEYLIKARNEIEAEEREIKKELQKWEKRLQAKESNLEKRQAYLDEKIELVNKKQEDINAIEKQLEEKMQEVDEILKQQQEKLEEISGMTKEEAKQKLVESIEDEAKREAATKIKKIEEELRNEAKRLSQDVLITSMEKIASSYVAERTVATVTLPNDEMKGRIIGREGRNIRSFEKETGTDLIIDDTPEVVVISSFNPLRREIAKIALERLVSDGRIHPARIEETVEKVRQELYQEAAEEAKKVVFDLDIGDLHPELIKYLGLLKYRTSYTQNVLAHSVEVAYLSGLMAAELGLNVKLAKRAGLLHDIGKAVDQEVEGSHTKVGADLAKKYGENEYVVNAIMSHHGEIEPNCPESVLVAIADTLSAARPGARRERLESYIQRLEELENIAKTKDGVKEAYAIQAGRELRVIVEPTMLDDNESFMLARDIAKDIADKITYTGQVKVVVIRENRAIEYAN